In Kitasatospora gansuensis, a genomic segment contains:
- a CDS encoding ABC transporter substrate-binding protein, which translates to MSLTPAARRRRVRAAAALTAAAVTLSLLTACGSGAEDTAAADDGQPVSITFWGWAKGTQDVVNAFNASHKNVQVKFESIPSGVAGGYAKISNAVKAGNAPDVFNTEYGQLPDFVSQGAVQDITKLVSADLKAKYLPQAVELTTLGRAVWAIPLDAAPQAFFYRKDLFDKAGITAPPKTWDEYRAAAQKLKQADPNSRIGTFFPDDPSTFEALAWQNGAHWFTGVGDTWNIDLGSSQTKRVTDYWQQLVSDDLVRVQPSFSQQWTASLQKGETAGYVGAAWGGGVLKGTVPDATGKWAVAPVPTWDGAPASGMLGGTTFAVSKDSKKAKAALEFATWATTTPEGIQARISSGTSSMYPAAPELVPVAKAAFKTDFYGGQDIYSVFVKAAESIKQGWQWGPAMGATNTAIKDTLGKLGQGGTVQGAVDAGQQATVAELKNRGLKVAQ; encoded by the coding sequence ATGTCCCTCACCCCCGCCGCCCGCCGCCGCAGAGTCCGCGCCGCCGCCGCTCTCACCGCCGCCGCCGTCACCCTCTCCCTCCTGACGGCCTGCGGATCCGGTGCCGAGGACACCGCCGCCGCCGATGACGGCCAGCCCGTCTCGATCACCTTCTGGGGCTGGGCCAAGGGCACCCAGGACGTGGTGAACGCCTTCAACGCCTCGCACAAGAACGTCCAGGTCAAGTTCGAGTCGATCCCCTCCGGCGTGGCCGGCGGCTACGCGAAGATCTCCAACGCGGTGAAGGCGGGCAACGCGCCCGACGTCTTCAACACCGAGTACGGCCAGCTGCCCGACTTCGTCAGCCAGGGCGCCGTGCAGGACATCACCAAGCTCGTCTCCGCCGACCTCAAGGCGAAGTACCTGCCGCAGGCCGTCGAGCTGACCACCCTCGGCCGCGCCGTCTGGGCGATTCCGCTGGACGCCGCCCCGCAGGCCTTCTTCTACCGCAAGGACCTCTTCGACAAGGCCGGCATCACCGCCCCGCCGAAGACCTGGGACGAGTACCGCGCCGCCGCCCAGAAGCTCAAGCAGGCCGACCCGAACTCCCGGATCGGCACCTTCTTCCCGGACGACCCGAGCACCTTCGAGGCGCTGGCCTGGCAGAACGGCGCGCACTGGTTCACCGGCGTCGGGGACACCTGGAACATCGACCTCGGCAGCAGCCAGACCAAGCGCGTCACGGACTACTGGCAGCAGCTGGTCTCCGACGACCTGGTCCGCGTCCAGCCCTCGTTCAGCCAGCAGTGGACGGCGTCCCTGCAGAAGGGCGAGACGGCCGGGTACGTGGGCGCGGCCTGGGGCGGCGGCGTCCTGAAGGGCACCGTGCCGGACGCCACCGGCAAGTGGGCCGTGGCCCCGGTCCCGACCTGGGACGGCGCCCCGGCCAGCGGCATGCTCGGCGGCACCACCTTCGCGGTCTCCAAGGACAGCAAGAAGGCCAAGGCCGCGCTCGAGTTCGCCACCTGGGCGACCACCACCCCCGAGGGCATCCAGGCCCGGATCTCCTCCGGCACCTCCTCGATGTACCCGGCGGCGCCCGAGCTCGTCCCGGTCGCCAAGGCCGCCTTCAAGACCGACTTCTACGGCGGCCAGGACATCTACTCCGTCTTCGTCAAGGCCGCCGAGTCCATCAAGCAGGGCTGGCAGTGGGGCCCGGCGATGGGCGCCACCAATACCGCGATCAAGGACACCCTCGGCAAGCTGGGCCAGGGCGGCACGGTCCAGGGGGCCGTCGACGCCGGCCAGCAGGCCACCGTCGCCGAGCTGAAGAACCGCGGACTCAAGGTCGCCCAGTGA